One segment of Ignavibacteria bacterium DNA contains the following:
- a CDS encoding phage integrase SAM-like domain-containing protein gives MKRNNKNHHLREWAFKVSIAMKKHSATSTKGYLNATITHRGKRIRFGIEGSGQLPVASWNSVNSRVVGASKQADVVRTSLETLASLLQQANSNVMNSYERASICGPDQLSSFIESYDPLAALQGIRDAYKQQTQIVNKEESLTALVDRFIAEYPLTRESQGVRLEPGTLKNYKSMRNHVEQFENHWGKIKLVDLHRDTKSAHQFASRWHDWLESSRGLSPSTVGRLNKELNTVFHWVERYPASNAQKFLTLKASAAARQKDSDAVLTNDEIDAIWNLELNGQSKLEAVRLVMVLAAEVGTRYSDLGSISTDPCVVAMNYQLISKEKPERTRLSSIANESGQY, from the coding sequence ATGAAACGGAACAACAAGAACCACCACCTACGCGAATGGGCATTCAAGGTCTCGATCGCGATGAAAAAGCACAGCGCAACGTCAACCAAAGGCTATCTGAACGCGACCATAACGCATCGAGGGAAGCGCATTCGATTTGGTATCGAAGGGTCCGGCCAGCTCCCGGTGGCAAGTTGGAATTCTGTGAACTCCCGTGTTGTGGGCGCTTCGAAACAGGCGGATGTTGTGAGGACGAGCCTTGAAACCCTTGCATCGCTTTTGCAGCAGGCGAATTCTAACGTAATGAATAGCTATGAGCGAGCCAGTATTTGCGGTCCCGATCAACTCAGCTCATTCATTGAGTCATATGACCCTTTGGCTGCTCTGCAGGGCATTCGCGACGCCTATAAGCAGCAGACCCAGATCGTGAACAAGGAAGAATCACTTACGGCCCTAGTCGATAGGTTTATCGCGGAGTATCCGCTAACCCGTGAATCTCAGGGCGTTAGACTCGAGCCTGGAACGCTGAAGAATTATAAGTCGATGCGAAATCACGTCGAGCAATTTGAAAACCACTGGGGGAAAATAAAGCTGGTTGATCTTCACAGGGATACCAAGAGTGCTCATCAATTCGCATCTCGCTGGCACGACTGGTTGGAGTCAAGCAGGGGACTTAGCCCATCCACAGTTGGGAGGCTCAACAAGGAGTTAAACACCGTGTTCCACTGGGTTGAACGCTACCCGGCATCTAATGCCCAGAAGTTCTTAACTCTTAAAGCATCTGCGGCAGCGCGGCAGAAAGACTCTGACGCGGTCCTGACGAACGACGAAATCGACGCAATTTGGAATCTGGAGTTGAATGGACAATCTAAGCTCGAAGCCGTCCGGTTGGTGATGGTGCTAGCGGCAGAAGTGGGGACACGATATTCGGACCTAGGCTCCATCTCCACAGATCCCTGCGTGGTTGCAATGAACTACCAGCTGATCAGCAAAGAAAAACCGGAAAGGACCAGATTATCGTCCATAGCGAACGAGTCAGGTCAATATTGA
- a CDS encoding SurA N-terminal domain-containing protein, whose translation MVLILFFLGALFGSTASAQVLAPSQPSQQQRLFAGTINADTVWLDEYSREVGRLTEMATQRGEVDPSDIMEQAWNDVIRRRILLQEAARRGLQLELREVDSILLEATPDFIRRGIVDEKGRFDKGLLTAMLYAPDSLIRINTPGMSTDQRANERAQLNASIAQLRERVGLMEMEKRLRAIVAKDHRFDTTGLRQRYRDVATSATVDVILIPCVKDLPSPNLADLKAYHKAHPTAFTSPLPMRRLAFISWPMAAAPIDSSLFLGNVNDFVGLLNKATSKRQRDSIWASVATTTSSGATRLSPDSASHRMFYAAVKGKKPGTAVGPIKHSTGIHVLLVDTVHAKSAKIAGEISIRVIISEIEPSRQTIDSILRQVDEAAEMYERGMELSAIAGRFGRVPESSPWFTEEEKIYGSHRLVDVAFKTPVSVACDPIDTPERGAVLAVVVDSIPAGPMPFEAAAPRIAEALNRERGCEERRQLANTVKGLTSRLDDGLMFISETPKEAQVARGLNVHSDGMIGEVLYDPTAAKEILAKPTPDLFGPFLAESGWYIVNITGVIKANDDEYPMWLEMRKETIEAEQIEAHWQSFVKGLRTNAIIEDNRWVYFRY comes from the coding sequence ATGGTTCTGATCCTCTTCTTTCTCGGTGCATTGTTTGGCTCAACGGCCTCGGCACAAGTACTCGCCCCTTCACAACCTTCTCAGCAGCAGCGACTTTTCGCCGGCACGATCAATGCCGATACGGTGTGGCTCGATGAATATTCGCGTGAGGTTGGACGTCTGACAGAGATGGCAACTCAGCGTGGCGAGGTTGACCCGTCGGACATCATGGAACAGGCTTGGAATGATGTGATCCGACGCCGGATCCTGCTCCAAGAAGCTGCCAGAAGAGGTTTGCAACTGGAGCTTCGCGAGGTGGACAGCATCCTCCTCGAAGCCACTCCGGACTTCATCCGCCGAGGTATCGTTGATGAAAAGGGTCGGTTCGATAAGGGGCTCCTCACAGCCATGCTCTACGCACCGGACTCCTTGATCCGTATCAACACGCCTGGCATGTCCACAGATCAACGTGCGAATGAACGTGCGCAGCTTAACGCATCGATCGCACAGTTGCGGGAACGTGTTGGTCTGATGGAGATGGAGAAGCGGCTACGAGCGATCGTAGCGAAGGATCACCGATTCGATACCACGGGACTTCGTCAGCGGTATCGCGATGTGGCTACCTCTGCCACGGTGGACGTGATCCTCATCCCCTGTGTGAAGGATCTTCCGTCACCAAATCTTGCCGATCTCAAGGCCTATCACAAGGCTCATCCAACTGCTTTCACGTCGCCCCTTCCCATGCGAAGACTTGCGTTCATCTCCTGGCCGATGGCTGCGGCACCGATCGACTCATCACTCTTCCTCGGCAATGTGAATGACTTTGTTGGTCTTCTCAACAAGGCAACATCAAAACGTCAGCGAGATTCGATCTGGGCAAGTGTTGCAACAACCACATCGAGCGGAGCAACAAGACTCTCTCCCGACAGCGCATCGCACCGCATGTTCTATGCTGCCGTTAAGGGGAAGAAGCCAGGCACGGCCGTTGGCCCGATCAAGCACAGCACAGGCATCCACGTCCTGCTTGTTGATACCGTTCACGCAAAGAGTGCAAAGATCGCCGGCGAGATCAGCATACGTGTGATCATCTCCGAGATCGAACCATCTCGTCAGACCATAGACAGCATTCTGCGTCAGGTAGACGAAGCCGCAGAGATGTACGAACGCGGTATGGAGCTCTCCGCCATTGCCGGTCGATTCGGTCGCGTCCCCGAATCATCACCCTGGTTCACAGAAGAAGAAAAGATCTACGGCTCACACAGACTCGTTGATGTTGCCTTCAAAACACCCGTCTCCGTTGCTTGCGACCCCATTGACACACCCGAGCGCGGTGCTGTCCTCGCCGTTGTTGTAGATAGCATTCCCGCCGGCCCCATGCCCTTCGAAGCCGCCGCCCCTCGCATCGCAGAAGCACTCAACCGCGAGCGTGGCTGCGAAGAACGTCGTCAACTCGCAAACACTGTAAAGGGGCTCACCTCCCGCCTCGACGACGGACTGATGTTCATCAGTGAAACACCAAAAGAAGCACAAGTAGCACGCGGACTCAACGTTCACTCAGACGGCATGATCGGAGAGGTACTCTACGATCCAACAGCCGCCAAGGAGATCCTCGCTAAACCAACACCCGATCTCTTCGGCCCCTTCCTCGCCGAATCCGGTTGGTACATCGTGAACATCACCGGCGTCATCAAAGCCAACGACGACGAATACCCCATGTGGCTCGAGATGCGCAAGGAAACCATTGAAGCAGAACAGATCGAAGCCCACTGGCAATCATTTGTAAAGGGGCTCCGCACCAACGCCATTATCGAGGATAATCGGTGGGTGTATTTTAGATACTAA
- a CDS encoding type II toxin-antitoxin system Phd/YefM family antitoxin, with translation MIMVNVHEAKTQLSALLAAVERGEEVVIARNGEPVAKLVHYVEQPKLRRLGCAMGSILYMAEDFDAPLDDFDEYQ, from the coding sequence ATGATCATGGTCAATGTGCATGAGGCAAAGACTCAGCTCTCTGCCCTATTAGCCGCTGTGGAACGCGGAGAAGAAGTGGTGATCGCTCGCAATGGAGAACCTGTAGCGAAGCTGGTCCACTATGTGGAACAACCAAAACTCCGACGCCTCGGTTGCGCCATGGGTTCCATCCTCTACATGGCTGAAGATTTTGATGCGCCCCTTGACGACTTCGATGAATACCAATGA
- a CDS encoding MFS transporter has translation MQTRAMLYVVCWLSVVSAGIAATLFSVYLPLIAAELSGGSATPAQIGQTGSFAGSAFLVGWAIGAFALGVAGDRIGRKMALFASVLMCSLGIVGTAFAPTLPILVAIRFLTGAGAGGILLMATVMISEAWSTGNRARMVGIMMNAFPVGLILSGLVAQNIADWRTAYLIGGGTIVLAAAVLIVTKESSLWQRSGKHSLHQLIEPAHRNDLIVGVMLFGTMLIGLWAVFVWMPTWVHKMSAPEMAQQNRGIVNIMLGGGCLVGGLVAGPLSNGFGRRTAAAIGYAGCIILTAATFLTGLTPGAMLFSMAFLLALCIGVNQGVLGTYLAELFPTGIRAAAVGISMNAGRLLTAIAVIFMGVLVEHLGGYNNAIFVFSGAYVVGLITVWFARETRDHEML, from the coding sequence ATGCAAACTCGCGCTATGCTTTATGTCGTTTGTTGGCTCTCCGTAGTGAGTGCCGGCATCGCAGCCACCTTATTCAGTGTCTATCTGCCCCTTATCGCCGCTGAACTGTCAGGGGGCTCTGCAACACCCGCCCAGATCGGTCAGACCGGTTCCTTTGCCGGCAGCGCCTTTCTTGTTGGTTGGGCTATTGGTGCATTTGCCCTTGGTGTTGCAGGCGACCGTATCGGCCGGAAGATGGCTCTCTTTGCAAGTGTTCTCATGTGTTCGCTTGGGATCGTTGGTACAGCATTCGCCCCAACCCTTCCCATCCTCGTTGCCATCAGATTCCTGACCGGCGCAGGAGCGGGCGGCATTCTTCTCATGGCCACGGTGATGATCTCCGAAGCATGGTCCACCGGAAACCGAGCGCGAATGGTGGGCATCATGATGAATGCCTTTCCCGTTGGACTCATTCTCTCCGGCCTGGTCGCACAGAATATTGCCGATTGGAGAACCGCCTATCTCATCGGGGGAGGCACCATTGTCTTAGCTGCAGCCGTGCTCATTGTCACAAAAGAATCAAGCCTTTGGCAACGCAGCGGGAAACACTCCTTACATCAACTCATTGAGCCTGCCCACCGCAACGATCTCATTGTTGGTGTGATGTTGTTCGGCACAATGCTCATTGGACTCTGGGCCGTCTTCGTATGGATGCCAACCTGGGTTCACAAGATGAGCGCACCAGAGATGGCACAGCAGAATCGCGGCATCGTCAACATTATGTTAGGGGGCGGATGTCTCGTAGGCGGACTTGTGGCCGGACCACTCTCCAATGGCTTTGGCAGGCGTACCGCCGCCGCTATCGGATATGCAGGGTGCATCATTCTCACCGCTGCTACCTTCCTTACCGGACTCACGCCCGGCGCGATGTTGTTCTCCATGGCCTTCCTTCTCGCCCTCTGCATCGGCGTCAACCAGGGCGTCCTCGGCACCTACCTCGCCGAGCTCTTCCCAACAGGTATCAGAGCTGCCGCCGTTGGCATCAGCATGAATGCCGGACGTCTCCTCACAGCCATTGCTGTGATCTTCATGGGAGTGCTTGTTGAACACCTCGGTGGATACAACAACGCCATCTTCGTATTCAGCGGCGCCTACGTAGTGGGGCTGATCACGGTGTGGTTTGCGAGAGAAACCAGGGATCATGAAATGTTATGA
- a CDS encoding glycosyl hydrolase has translation MKPAAVCLAFILLATNLVAQSTPTTAELDIAFRAMQFRNIGPFRAGRSLAVAGHRDLRSTYYFGATGGGVWKTEDGGETWRAVSDTTFTSSSVGAITIAPSDPNVVYVGMGETDIRGNISPGDGMYRTTDGGNTWQHIGLKDAQMIADIIVHPDDADVVLVSSMGNVFTANAERGIFKSTDGGKNWRKVLFRNDSTGGMTLKMDPNNPRIVYASLWQAYRNAYSMSSGGKGSGLFKSTDGGETWKEITANPGMPKGLLGKINVDVSRAQRNLVWAMIEGENGGLFKSVDGGSSWSRTSTSADLRQRPWYFNHVYADPKDANVVYVLNVGWHKSIDGGRTFSGMGSNHGDHHDLWIDPTDPKRMIIGDDGGAVVSEDGGRHWTEDDVATAQFYHVSVDRHFPYRLYGAQQDNTTCSIPSRIIGGWSIDRSDWYPVAGFESGYVIPHPTDPDITFGGNYSGYLGRKSMKLNQEQDISVYPNNPIGEGAKDRGERFQWTFPIVFSPNNPTVMYTTSQHVWRSTNEGMSWTKISGDLTRNDTTKQIASGGPITKDNTGVEVYNTIFTFAESPVASGTLWSGSDCGLIHVSTNNGSSWTNVTPSGMQESLVSIIEPSPFDGATAYAAVNRYKHGDDAPYIYKTTNNGSSWSLITKGIPKGAFVRVVREDPFRKGLLYAGTERGIYISFDAGSTWSLFRLNLPTTPVHDLVIHPTEKDLVVCTHGRSFWILDDLTPLHQFDANAKRQLTALTPRHTYRVSGGSWSSPTMSVGQNAPNGVLLQYVLRDTTSKEMRLTIRTAKGDSIITFSSIKDVKGEPFKQENNFYLDSLHRPSGDALTLRKGLNRFVWDMRWPAAEDLEGAMLWGGGTEGPLAMPGQYIAQFSLGADTQSVNFEIRMDPRLTTPTEDLQAQFDLHQKINAKLTDVHKSIKRLREVRSSVNATSARWKDLDTTITKNASTLAKKITDSLTTIENALVQTKAKAFQDLLNYPVKLNNKIASLSSVAASADRRPTQQTYDLFDRLSSDATSQLDQLNGIESSLIVELNAAVKALDLPAVPKPTTKK, from the coding sequence ATGAAACCAGCCGCCGTCTGTCTCGCCTTCATTCTTCTTGCAACAAACCTTGTTGCTCAGTCAACGCCAACAACAGCAGAACTCGATATCGCCTTTCGTGCGATGCAGTTCCGAAACATCGGACCGTTCAGAGCGGGTCGGTCGTTAGCGGTTGCCGGACATCGGGATCTGCGCTCCACGTATTACTTCGGGGCAACGGGCGGCGGCGTTTGGAAGACAGAGGATGGCGGCGAGACATGGCGTGCGGTGAGCGACACAACCTTCACGTCTTCGAGTGTTGGTGCTATCACCATCGCCCCCTCCGACCCAAATGTGGTCTACGTTGGCATGGGCGAAACAGATATCCGCGGCAACATCTCCCCGGGCGATGGCATGTATCGCACAACGGACGGTGGCAACACCTGGCAACACATCGGGCTCAAGGATGCGCAGATGATCGCCGACATCATCGTCCACCCCGACGATGCAGATGTGGTGCTTGTCTCCTCCATGGGGAATGTCTTCACGGCCAATGCCGAACGTGGGATCTTCAAGAGTACCGACGGCGGAAAGAACTGGCGCAAGGTGTTGTTCCGCAATGACAGCACGGGCGGAATGACGCTGAAGATGGATCCGAACAATCCGCGCATCGTCTATGCATCGCTCTGGCAGGCCTACCGCAATGCCTACAGCATGAGCAGCGGAGGCAAAGGGTCCGGACTCTTCAAGAGTACGGACGGCGGAGAGACGTGGAAGGAGATCACAGCCAATCCGGGAATGCCAAAGGGATTGCTTGGGAAGATCAACGTTGATGTGTCTCGCGCACAACGCAATCTTGTGTGGGCGATGATCGAGGGTGAGAATGGCGGACTCTTCAAGAGTGTTGATGGAGGAAGCTCGTGGAGTCGCACGAGTACATCGGCAGATCTTCGTCAACGTCCGTGGTACTTCAACCACGTCTATGCCGATCCGAAAGATGCTAACGTTGTTTACGTTCTGAATGTCGGCTGGCATAAGAGCATCGACGGCGGTCGTACGTTCTCCGGAATGGGCTCCAATCACGGCGACCATCACGATCTGTGGATCGATCCAACGGATCCGAAACGCATGATCATCGGCGATGATGGCGGAGCCGTTGTGAGTGAAGATGGCGGACGACATTGGACGGAGGACGACGTAGCAACGGCGCAGTTCTACCATGTGAGCGTGGACCGGCACTTCCCGTACCGACTCTACGGTGCACAGCAAGACAACACCACGTGCTCCATCCCAAGCCGGATCATCGGTGGCTGGTCCATCGACAGAAGCGATTGGTATCCCGTCGCCGGTTTCGAGAGCGGGTACGTGATCCCCCATCCTACAGATCCCGACATCACGTTCGGTGGAAACTATTCGGGGTATCTCGGACGCAAGTCCATGAAGCTCAATCAGGAGCAGGACATCTCGGTCTATCCCAACAACCCGATCGGAGAAGGGGCTAAGGACCGCGGCGAACGTTTCCAGTGGACCTTCCCCATCGTCTTCTCTCCGAACAACCCAACAGTGATGTACACCACATCACAGCATGTATGGCGCAGCACCAACGAAGGCATGAGTTGGACCAAGATCAGCGGCGATCTCACGCGCAATGACACAACAAAGCAGATAGCTTCCGGCGGACCGATCACCAAGGACAACACCGGTGTTGAAGTCTACAACACCATCTTCACCTTTGCCGAGTCTCCCGTAGCGAGCGGAACACTATGGTCCGGCAGTGATTGCGGCCTCATTCATGTGAGCACCAACAACGGCTCATCATGGACCAACGTTACTCCAAGCGGCATGCAGGAATCGCTCGTAAGCATCATCGAGCCATCACCATTCGATGGCGCAACGGCCTATGCTGCAGTCAACCGCTACAAACACGGTGATGATGCCCCCTACATCTACAAGACAACAAACAACGGCTCATCGTGGTCGCTCATTACCAAGGGAATTCCCAAGGGTGCGTTTGTTCGTGTTGTGAGAGAAGATCCGTTCCGCAAGGGGCTTCTGTATGCCGGTACTGAGCGAGGCATCTATATCTCGTTCGATGCCGGGAGTACGTGGAGTCTTTTCCGACTCAATCTCCCTACAACACCCGTGCACGATCTTGTCATCCATCCAACGGAGAAGGATCTCGTTGTTTGTACGCATGGACGATCATTCTGGATCTTGGATGATCTCACGCCCCTTCATCAGTTCGATGCCAATGCGAAACGTCAGCTCACCGCCCTCACGCCCCGTCACACCTATCGTGTGTCAGGGGGCTCTTGGTCTAGCCCAACGATGAGCGTTGGACAGAACGCCCCGAATGGCGTGTTGTTGCAGTATGTATTGCGTGACACGACGTCGAAAGAGATGCGGCTCACCATTCGCACGGCGAAGGGCGACAGCATCATCACGTTCTCGAGCATCAAGGATGTGAAGGGTGAACCTTTCAAGCAGGAGAACAACTTCTATCTCGACTCCTTGCATCGTCCGTCAGGCGATGCTCTTACACTCCGGAAGGGGCTCAACAGATTCGTTTGGGACATGCGCTGGCCCGCTGCAGAAGACCTTGAAGGCGCTATGCTTTGGGGTGGCGGCACTGAAGGTCCACTCGCAATGCCTGGTCAATACATCGCTCAATTCAGTCTTGGTGCTGATACACAGAGCGTGAACTTCGAGATCAGGATGGATCCGCGCCTCACAACACCAACTGAAGACCTGCAGGCACAGTTCGATCTTCATCAGAAGATCAACGCCAAACTCACTGACGTTCACAAGTCGATCAAGCGATTGAGAGAAGTTCGTTCGAGCGTCAACGCCACGTCGGCTCGTTGGAAGGACCTCGACACCACTATTACGAAGAACGCTTCAACACTTGCCAAGAAGATCACCGACTCGCTCACGACCATTGAGAACGCGCTCGTTCAAACGAAGGCAAAGGCCTTCCAAGATCTCTTGAACTATCCCGTAAAACTCAACAACAAGATCGCCTCGCTCTCCAGCGTGGCCGCAAGTGCTGACCGACGTCCAACACAGCAGACCTACGATTTGTTCGATCGTTTGTCTTCCGATGCTACATCTCAATTGGATCAACTCAACGGCATTGAGTCTTCGTTGATCGTAGAGTTGAATGCAGCGGTTAAAGCTCTGGATCTTCCTGCCGTTCCAAAGCCAACAACGAAGAAATGA
- a CDS encoding HAD family phosphatase translates to MSSSPNLIILDLGGVLFNIDFERTKRALLELPGYNGLDVRFGVETQSDVFVDYDRGALTTSEFREKLRSMYGYVCSDEEIDRAWCAILDKGLFPFASDVVRSIRMRFASRPGDRLVIFSNISELHYLDARDRCQPVFSLVDKVYLSYTLGLRKPDPQSFLAICELEGIPASHTLLIDDSIANCTSAESLGITTIHVTDPSAVITSYSS, encoded by the coding sequence ATGTCCTCTTCACCGAACCTCATCATCCTCGACCTCGGCGGCGTATTGTTCAATATTGATTTTGAACGAACGAAGCGCGCATTACTAGAACTGCCCGGGTACAACGGTCTCGATGTGAGGTTTGGAGTGGAGACGCAATCTGACGTGTTCGTAGACTATGATCGCGGCGCTCTTACAACCAGCGAGTTCAGAGAGAAGTTGCGATCTATGTACGGGTATGTATGTTCAGACGAAGAGATCGACCGTGCATGGTGCGCGATTCTGGATAAAGGTCTCTTCCCGTTCGCATCTGATGTAGTGCGCAGTATCAGAATGCGTTTTGCATCCCGTCCTGGAGATCGGCTCGTGATCTTTTCAAATATCTCAGAGTTGCATTACCTCGATGCAAGGGATCGCTGCCAACCGGTTTTTTCTCTTGTTGACAAGGTCTATCTCTCGTACACACTCGGACTCAGAAAACCAGACCCACAGTCGTTTCTCGCTATCTGCGAGTTAGAGGGGATACCGGCATCCCATACATTATTGATCGATGACTCCATAGCCAACTGCACTTCTGCTGAGTCTCTAGGGATCACGACGATCCATGTCACCGACCCGTCTGCTGTCATAACGTCATATTCGTCATAG
- a CDS encoding type II toxin-antitoxin system VapC family toxin yields MSTYLLDSHVWLWASNSPSRLSPLAQELINDSRTSLQLSLASIWEIGIKVSTGKLIIANEERVDAYVARINALMGVTLAPITTRDVEAVTKLPWLHKDPFDRMLIAQAISLNIPIITADPHFQLYDVSVMW; encoded by the coding sequence ATGAGTACCTACCTCCTCGACTCACATGTTTGGCTCTGGGCAAGCAACAGCCCATCAAGATTGTCGCCATTAGCGCAAGAGTTGATCAATGATTCGAGAACGTCTCTTCAACTGAGTCTCGCATCTATTTGGGAGATCGGGATCAAGGTCTCGACCGGCAAACTCATCATTGCCAATGAGGAGAGAGTCGATGCGTATGTAGCACGCATCAATGCACTGATGGGTGTGACTCTCGCACCAATAACTACGCGGGATGTTGAGGCAGTCACAAAACTCCCGTGGCTCCACAAAGACCCATTCGATAGAATGCTCATCGCTCAAGCGATCAGCCTCAACATACCGATCATCACCGCCGATCCGCATTTCCAACTGTATGATGTGTCGGTGATGTGGTAG
- a CDS encoding four helix bundle protein: MSEFDPYYLDKTSGELQNRSASLARSVRAISHKISECSWVDKKLVDQFCRAGTSIGANVREAKFSESNRDFLHKLKIAEKELGEFFFWLGLLNSEPTLVNEDLGRQLFNDAMAVRNFLRAAILTMRRKLNSSSS, translated from the coding sequence ATGAGCGAGTTCGACCCATACTACTTGGACAAGACGAGTGGAGAACTTCAGAACAGATCTGCATCTCTGGCGAGGTCAGTCCGTGCCATATCTCATAAGATCAGCGAGTGCTCATGGGTAGATAAGAAGCTTGTCGATCAATTCTGTCGGGCCGGCACATCGATTGGAGCGAACGTACGTGAGGCAAAGTTCTCTGAGTCGAACAGGGATTTTTTACACAAACTCAAGATCGCCGAGAAAGAGCTTGGTGAGTTCTTCTTTTGGCTAGGCCTACTCAATTCGGAACCGACGCTGGTCAACGAGGATCTGGGCAGACAGTTGTTTAATGATGCAATGGCTGTCAGGAACTTCTTGCGCGCTGCTATCTTAACGATGCGCCGCAAACTCAACTCCTCATCGTCATAA
- a CDS encoding MsnO8 family LLM class oxidoreductase, with protein sequence MIKLSILDQSPVIAGRTAADAISETMDLVQKADEWGYSRYWFAEHHGSASFASASPEIMMSYAAARTTRIRLGSGGILLGHAEPLRMAESLRTLHALAPGRIDAGFGRAPGGDQRVMKALGERPLDAYQRLDETLTLLRDVRVASNHGDVVAVPDGVEAPEIWVLGTSPASAVEAGTRGLAYAFGSFIDPTHCNEALAAYHATFIPSVWNAAPRTLVATVAFVGDTDNDAARMAQCSEQWFVESFLRSKNVRFPLIEEGASFPLDPMERMVRDMRRASVLIGSTENVAERLHEMERRYATSEFALVTITDDHGMRCASYERLASILQ encoded by the coding sequence ATGATCAAACTTTCTATTCTCGATCAATCGCCTGTGATCGCCGGACGCACTGCTGCCGATGCGATCTCGGAAACCATGGATCTCGTGCAGAAGGCCGATGAATGGGGCTATTCGAGATATTGGTTCGCGGAGCATCATGGATCCGCATCATTCGCAAGTGCCTCACCCGAGATCATGATGTCGTACGCAGCGGCCCGAACAACACGCATCAGGCTTGGCAGTGGTGGGATCTTATTGGGTCATGCAGAGCCCCTTAGAATGGCCGAATCACTCCGTACACTGCATGCCCTAGCGCCCGGACGTATCGATGCAGGCTTCGGCAGGGCACCGGGCGGTGACCAGCGTGTGATGAAGGCTCTGGGAGAACGTCCACTCGATGCCTATCAACGTTTAGATGAGACGCTAACTCTCTTACGGGACGTGCGGGTGGCATCCAATCATGGCGATGTGGTTGCCGTTCCGGACGGTGTAGAAGCGCCCGAGATCTGGGTGCTCGGAACAAGTCCGGCCAGTGCAGTAGAGGCAGGGACACGGGGGCTTGCCTATGCGTTTGGTTCGTTCATCGACCCAACACATTGCAACGAAGCGCTTGCAGCATATCATGCCACGTTCATACCGAGTGTGTGGAATGCTGCGCCCCGTACACTTGTGGCAACGGTAGCATTTGTGGGCGATACGGACAATGATGCGGCACGAATGGCGCAATGCAGTGAGCAGTGGTTTGTAGAGTCGTTCCTGCGATCGAAAAACGTCCGGTTTCCCCTCATCGAAGAAGGGGCTTCCTTCCCCCTCGACCCAATGGAACGTATGGTACGAGACATGCGCAGGGCAAGCGTACTTATCGGAAGTACAGAAAACGTAGCAGAACGTTTGCACGAGATGGAACGTCGGTATGCCACATCCGAGTTCGCACTTGTGACCATCACCGACGATCATGGCATGCGGTGCGCATCGTATGAACGTTTAGCATCAATTCTTCAATGA